The following is a genomic window from Solanum lycopersicum chromosome 6, SLM_r2.1.
AATAATCTGTTTTATCCAAAACACTCTAGTCATGGTCAAGTAAGTGTTGTTGTCTTCCTGCCCaaagttttttttcctttgccTATGCAAGTCTAGTTGAGTTTGATATTGGCCTCTCGAGTCCTTTCGATTCTGTGTTAGTTTGTTGTCCTTTGAGTTTTCTTATCTGTCAAAAcgaaacaaaaaaagaacaaaatttccACCCTTCATTTCGAACAAATTTTGAGTGATCATGGAAGAAACATTTGTTCCCCTACGTGGAATCAAGAATGATCTCAAGGGGAGATTGTTATGCTACAAGCAAGACTGGACTGGTGGTCTCCGTGCTGGTATCAGGTTAGCTGAAGTGCAACTTAATTATCAATGATTTGCACTTGGAAAAGCATTCTTTTTCAGTTAAATTGTACTATAAACAGTGTAGTGCATAAGTAGTAgtagtaaattattttattctctaTACATTTTTTGGATGCATAAAAGTTGTCTATCATATGCTGTCGCAGGATCCTGGCTCCAACGACCTACATTTTCTTTGCATCAGCAATTCCGGTTATTTCATTCGGGGAGCAACTGGAAAGAAGCACCGGTTAGATTTGATCTTTTCCACTTGTATCAGCTACCTCTTATTGATGGTATAGTCACTGAGATGTCATTTCTGTCAAATGTTATCTCAGATGGAAGTATAACTGCAGTGCAGACTCTTGCTTCAACAGCACTTTGTGGTGTAATCCATTCCATTCTTGGTGGACAGCCACTCCTTATACTAGGAGTAGCTGAGCCAACTGTCTTGATGTACACTTTCATGTTCAACTTTGCGAAAGATCGGAAGGACTTGGGTCCGAATCTCTTTCTAGCCTGGACAGGATGGTAACTGCTGAGCACTCTCAAACTCTTCCTAGCCTCATCATCGTCCTTTCTAACATGTTTATGTGCAGGGTTTGTGTTTGGACCGCCTTTCTGCTTTTCTTGCTAGCCGTTCTGGGGGCGTGCTCCATAATAAACAGATTTACACGTCTGGCTGGTGAATTATTCGGCATGCTCATAGCAATGCTCTTTATGCAAGAGGCTATTAAGGTAACCAAACTTAAATATGTTACATGATCCTAGTTTTCCGTCAATCTCCTGATCagaaaaaacaaattgaaagcAATGCAGAGTGCATCAAACCAACATAATCAtgaagaacataaaaaaaagtctTAGTTCTGCTGTTGTTTTTTCTCAGAAAGTAGCAGCCGACTTACATTCACTATAATGAAAGCTTTATCTTTGTGAAGCTCTCAGCTAAATAACCAAAAaacttatgaaatttatgtCTTCTTCGAACTATTTTCAGTATTTGGCGAGGTTTGGAAGACCAATTACCTTTTAGCATCAGTAAAGCCAGTTATGAGTTATGACCCATTTCTAGAGTTTTTCCACTATTGGCTGGTTTGCACCAAAGACAGGGTTTTCCACCAATTTGTTCAATTGTCATAACATATTGGGACAATATTCTTAGAATTAGCATAATGCTTTCCTAAATTTCAATGCTTGTCGCAAAAATGCAGGGGTTGGTGGAGGAGTTTGGCATACCTCAGAGAGAAAATCCTCGTCAGGCTGCATTATCACCTTCTTGGCGCTTTGGAAATGGAATGTTTGCACTAGTTTTATCTTTCGGGCTTCTTCTTACCGCACTGAGGAGCCGTAAAGCTAGATCCTGGCGTTATGGAACAGGTTTATTATTCTGAATAACTATGTGAATATTACTGAAAACAGAATGAAATTTTATCGtcttaaaaacatattatcCTTATCCTTAATATCTGATATAGTTTGTAGGTAAGGCACTTGCTAATAGTCATCGATTTAGAATGGTTATTTCCTGTTTAACTAAGAaggtaatttattaatttgctGACACTTCAATGTTGTTCAAAGGCTGGTTTCGAGGATTTATTGCTGACTATGGTGTCCCACTAATGGTGCTTGTTTGGACGGCTGTTTCTTACATACCAGCACGTGATGTTCCACAAGGGATACCACGGAGGCTTTTCAGCCCCAATCCATGGTCACCTGGAGCTTACTCAAATTGGACGGTTATCAAGGTGCTTTGCTTAAAAAATCTGTAGTATTTGATCAATCTCAAGATCATGGATTTAAGATTTGAGATATTGTTATCCATTTGATCTTGCATATTTTAAAACTCAAGATGATGCGTTTTACAGGAAATGATGCATGTTCCTCCTCTATATATTGTCGGAGCGTTTATCCCAGCCACAATGATTGCTGTCCTTTACTATTTCGATCACAGTGTTGCATCTCAACTTTCCCAACAGAAAGAGTTCAATCTAAAGAAACCTTCCTCATATCATTACGACCTCCTTCTTTTGGGCTTCTTGGTATGCTATTTACTCTGGCTTTCTTGTTTGTTAACATCAATTTTACATTATAAGAGTACATTAATAACGTTCTATGTTCACTAGGTCATTATATGCGGTCTTCTTGGCATTCCTCCTTCAAATGGAGTCATTCCACAATCTCCAATGCACACAAAAAGCTTGGCCACTCTGAAACATCAGGTACTGAAATTATCTCTCAATATAGAAGTCTACACAGTTCTCCACAAATTGTAACCTTGAATTGGAAGTTTACTTTCTTGTAGAATAATGCAAGTCCAAACACCAGCTTGCTAGGCAGTAGGCACATGTgaaatcttaattattcattatGTAATCAAAACCACATGATGGGCCCAGAATGGAAAAAGTTTTTAGTTTATCAAGTATTTGTTTTCTCATGCTTTCTTGGTAAATTTAGGATGATCAGTCTAATTTTCTTATGTCGGAGAGTATTCTAATTTTCGCACTTCATTTGAAACAGCTTTTACGGAATAAACTTGCCTCAACAGCGAAAAAAAACATTGATAAAAATGCAAATCTTGGCCAATTATATAGGAGCATGCAGGAGGCTTACAACGAGATGCAGACTCCCCTTGTGTATCAAACTCCTTCTGGCCTGGTAAATAGTGAGTCATTTCCAAATGGATAGGGTTAAGATAGTTAAAATGCTTATTGTTACAGTGTTCCTTTAACAGGGATTGAAAGAGCTAAAAGAGACCACAGTTCAACGGGCATCGAGTACCGGGTACATAGACGCACCAGTCGACGAGACAGTCTTTGATGTGGATAAGGATATTGATGAGCTCTTACCAGTAGAAGTCAAAGAACAGCGTCTAAGTAATCTCCTTCAGGCGTTAATGGTTGGTGCTTGTGTGGCTGCTATGCCTATCTTGAAAAGGATTCCTTCTTCTGTTCTCTGGGGATACTTTGCTTTCATGGCAATAGAGAGCTTGCCAGGAAATCAGTTTTGGGAGAGGATATTATTGCTTTTCACTGCACCAAGTAGAAGATACAAGTAAGTCACTGCCCAATGCTCCGATCATATCTCAGTCCCTACTCTACTTCCCatctattttattctaatattGTTTCGTAAGTTACAAGTGTGCCTGTCAGATCACATCCCAGAGAGAGGTCTAAAGTAATTAAGACTGATTAGAATCTTTAAAAAAGAGATGACTTCTTAAGTGAACTAAAAACTTTCTTTTCTGAAAGACCTTAAAGAGTTAGAATCAATCCTCATTTTCACCATAACCTCTTACAGTTACCCACGAGGTTCTTACATTATACAAATAGAATGTAGTCGGTTTTGTCTCTGATATCGCTTCTGCTATACCTTTCCTAATCTGCACATTTGTCAGGGTCTTGGAAGATAATCATGCAACATTTGTCGAGACAGTACCTTTCAAGACAATTGCCTGGTTCACCTTGTTTCAGACATTTTATTTGCTCCTTTGTTTCGGCATCACATGGATACCAATAGCTGGTGTTCTTTTCCCTTTGTTGATCATGCTTCTAGTCCCAGTGCGCCAGTATTTGCTTCCCAAGTTCTTCAAAGGAGCACATTTACAAGATCTAGACGCTGCAGAATATGAAGAAGCCCCTGCAATAGCATACAACATGTCCTATGGAGTAAGTTGTCAAAACCTTCCTACATCTTTCAGCTTTTAAAAAGAAGTTCTTTTTTTATCCCTTCAGTCTTAAATAACGTTCACCACCAACCATTAATCAGAATATGAAATTTGGCCTAGGGAAGTTGTGAATGAAAAAGTTTTTGATGGAAATGTATGATAGAAACTGTCCTGATATCATCTTGTTGATCCTATAATTTATGCACTTGCAGGATCAAGATCCTCAGGGAAGACCAGCCTGCATTGATAGTGGTGAGGTTCTTGATGATATGATCACAAGAAGCCGTGGGGAGATTAGGCGTTCATGCAGCCCAAGAGTAACTAGTTCAACTCCTACCTCTCTTGATGAAATCAAGTCAACACACAGCCCACAGTTATCTCAAAGGGCTTATAGTCCAAGAATCAATGTACTAAGAGGAGAAAGAAGCCCCAGATTCAATGGCAAGGGActtgaaataaaacaaactccCAGCCCTCAGCCATCTAAACTTGGTCAAAATGATCGCGGTCCGTCTTCCATCTAGtatcaacaaatattttttgtgaaattagaGTCTCTAGTTGTTCTCGAGAGGTCTTGTCTAAGTCTTAAGTATGTGATTAATCTTTTCCTAGGCATCTGTGTTTCCTTGTTTGTGTGTCTTTACTGGTCTTTAACAATGTATACTGTTTTATTGTGTTGTGTTCTTGTATGCAAATCAAAATACTCTGGGCAGAGGTTAGACAAACCATTATATCAATGAATAAAAGAGTGATAATTTTCTTAAGTACAGCTGTTTTTGTTAGGCATTTAACATATCTTCTGTGACTGCATTTTGTTTCATCTGCATCTGTATCTGCAGTGAAGTTTATCATGTTACCTTTTCCACTCATCACCTACAAAGCTTAGCTTCTTTAGAAGGGGTCGATAGATGAGTGTGATAAGGATAATAATTTCGAGATATTTAGAATATCTTTGTCTATCTCATCCTACCAACCAAACGTAAACGACCCCAGATGTTAATCAGATAAGTAAAATAATGACAAGCTAGGCTAACTTTTTGTAACTTAGCCAATTGGTTAAGGGGGTACACAACCTAGTGGAATGTATACAAGTCCTTCCACTCTATCTTCAGCTTCTAATTATTATTCTAATATGTTAAAAGCAACCAAGTATCTTGTCAAATCTTAATGGagacaaaaatatgaaataattgcTCATATTTTTCCATTTGTCTAAATTTTGGAGGACAGCATTACTTAGAGGATTAGTTTAACTGCGTGTAAGTTGATCGGGACacccttttattaaaaaagaaaaaaagcaaaCAAAAAGAGCATCAAAGTATCTTGCCTACCCAACTCCGTATAAATAAAACTTGAGTGAGATAAAGATTTTATGACCACTTTTTAGATGTCATAAAAAGATTTCTTAATCCTAATTTTGTAATTGGTCTTTTTCATTACCAGATCTTTGtgaattattttatctttagtCAATAAACGCAATTACATGATTTTAATACTcaaaaaacaatacaaaaataagtatatttttacaATTGTATCATGATTTCTAAGATACTGAGCATTCCAATTTGGTGTCAAAATCAACATGCGCCTGATTTAGATACCAATTAAAAGGAGATCAAATTAGGTATACTTGCTATGATTAAAAGAGATAGAGAGATGATGAGACTTCAACTAAAATCTCGAGTTTAATCCTGAAAAATAGCGAATCTGAATTGGTCAAAATACAATGCAATACAACACgactaaatatatatacagATGCATAATATGAGTTAATctgaaagaataaaaatgcaaactcatcGATAATGACTTTGGGGTTACACGTTTCGAATTAATAACACTATACTTCAATTTGTGGCCTGTAAGTGTGTAACAAGTTGCCACTATACTTCAAAatcacataattaaattaacaaaagAGATCAACTTGGTGTTACAagtcataatcttgataaattAGGACGTGATATGACAcgttcatataattttttttaaaaaataaaattgagaaatta
Proteins encoded in this region:
- the LOC101254395 gene encoding probable boron transporter 2, producing the protein MEETFVPLRGIKNDLKGRLLCYKQDWTGGLRAGIRILAPTTYIFFASAIPVISFGEQLERSTDGSITAVQTLASTALCGVIHSILGGQPLLILGVAEPTVLMYTFMFNFAKDRKDLGPNLFLAWTGWVCVWTAFLLFLLAVLGACSIINRFTRLAGELFGMLIAMLFMQEAIKGLVEEFGIPQRENPRQAALSPSWRFGNGMFALVLSFGLLLTALRSRKARSWRYGTGWFRGFIADYGVPLMVLVWTAVSYIPARDVPQGIPRRLFSPNPWSPGAYSNWTVIKEMMHVPPLYIVGAFIPATMIAVLYYFDHSVASQLSQQKEFNLKKPSSYHYDLLLLGFLVIICGLLGIPPSNGVIPQSPMHTKSLATLKHQLLRNKLASTAKKNIDKNANLGQLYRSMQEAYNEMQTPLVYQTPSGLGLKELKETTVQRASSTGYIDAPVDETVFDVDKDIDELLPVEVKEQRLSNLLQALMVGACVAAMPILKRIPSSVLWGYFAFMAIESLPGNQFWERILLLFTAPSRRYKVLEDNHATFVETVPFKTIAWFTLFQTFYLLLCFGITWIPIAGVLFPLLIMLLVPVRQYLLPKFFKGAHLQDLDAAEYEEAPAIAYNMSYGDQDPQGRPACIDSGEVLDDMITRSRGEIRRSCSPRVTSSTPTSLDEIKSTHSPQLSQRAYSPRINVLRGERSPRFNGKGLEIKQTPSPQPSKLGQNDRGPSSI